In a genomic window of Melanotaenia boesemani isolate fMelBoe1 chromosome 1, fMelBoe1.pri, whole genome shotgun sequence:
- the mrpl46 gene encoding 39S ribosomal protein L46, mitochondrial, with the protein MAAPCRRMANRSLLQLLCCSGRTSVLHVGCRKFSIGPVCRGTHESKMVAEKARSPWTLTAAVCLQRLPVISADCSPIEQQFKHMMQQMELEKSLLSDHELRLLEYAEKMSRKQSEDYDSDEEDSHGPQEIMLAQDLEDIWEQKLKSFKPAPRVTADVDKDLTSAERCLADSLVLLAEQQVGSEKLWLLPQAPWKEGETLRQTAERALAALSAAGTKATFLGNAPCGVYKYKLPKAARTESLIGTKVFFFKAILADNAPPKAPNAPLLWVKKNELQRYLKPAYLMKVDRFILEL; encoded by the exons ATGGCTGCCCCCTGTAGAAGGATGGCGAATCGGTCCTTGTTACAGTTATTGTGTTGTTCTGGCAGGACATCGGTCCTGCACGTGGGATGTCGTAAGTTTTCAATCGGTCCTGTTTGCCGGGGGACTCATGAGTCTAAAATGGTAGCTGAAAAAGCGAGGTCTCCTTGGACTTTGACGGCGGCGGTGTGCTTGCAGAGGCTCCCGGTCATTTCAGCGGACTGCAGTCCGATAGAGCAGCAGTTCAAACACATGATGCAGCAG ATGGAGCTGGAGAAAAGCCTGCTGTCGGACCACGAGCTGCGGCTGTTGGAATATGCGGAGAAGATGAGCCGTAAGCAGTCAGAGGACTATGACTCGGATGAGGAGGACAGCCATGGTCCCCAGGAGATCATGTTGGCTCAGGACTTGGAAGACATATGGGAACAGAAGTTGAAAAGCTTCAAGCCAGCACCAAGAGTTACAG CTGATGTAGATAAGGACCTGACCTCTGCGGAGCGCTGCCTGGCTGATTCGCTTGTTCTTCTAGCTGAGCAGCAGGTGGGTAGCGAGAAActgtggctgctgcctcaggCTCCCTGGAAGGAGGGAGAAACACTTCGACAGACTGCTGAGAGAGCCCTCGCCGCCCTGTCAG CTGCTGGTACCAAAGCAACTTTCCTCGGCAACGCCCCCTGCGGAGTGTATAAGTACAAACTGCCCAAAGCCGCCCGAACGGAGAGCTTAATTGGAACAAAGGTGTTCTTTTTTAAAGCCATCCTGGCAGACAATGCTCCGCCCAAAGCTCCAAACGCTCCTTTGCTATGGGTGAAGAAGAATGAACTACAACGGTATCTGAAACCAGCGTACCTCATGAAGGTCGACCGCTTCATCCTCGAGCTGTGA